The stretch of DNA GAGTTCAGCCGCACTAAGCGATTGGCCGTGTTGCCATCGTAAGTTGTAAAAGCCCCACCGACGTAAACTTTTCCTCCGGTGATCGGCAAAATGCTGTAAACGGAAGCGGAGAAGCCCGCCCCTGTAGAAAAAGAAGTACGGACGCTTCCGTCTTGCTGCATTTTTATCATTCGGTTAATGCCCACGTCGCCATAAAGCGTGAACGCCCCACCAATAAAAACATCATCTGTGCCGTCTTCAGCCGAAGCTAAAGCGTAAACATGAGAATTTAATCCCACACCACTTGTTTGCAGAGCTGGTGAATAGTTGAAATTACGGACCACCGAACTTGCGTTCCCCGCAAAAGTTCTTGAGACGGTCACCTGCCGTGCGCCGTTGTTACCTGTTAAACTTGCAATTAAAGAATATCGTCCTTCGACACAAGTTGGATTCGTGGGGCCACTCACTCCGGTTCCATAGACCACGGACATGATCGATCCATTTTCACAAGCGCCTTCTATTTCTCTTTGCGAAGCTAAGGCGTATTCACCTTCGGCGGGGGATGAAAGTGTAAGTGAAGGACTTGAAGTGTCTACCGTCCATCCATCACCGTAGGCAATCAAGCTTGAATTTCCTAAGTTATCGATCGCGCGAACGCTAGCAAAATAGGTCACGCCATCAATCAGCATCCCTCCAGAGGTGACTCCGGAAACGTTTGCTAAACCTGTAAGTCCCGTTTTTGAAAAACTATAAACCGAACCCGCCGACAACCATCCGTCGGTATTACCCGGAATAAGATTGGAAAGCTCTTTTCCTCCCGAAGTGATTCCGAAGGCTACCTGGAACTCTTTGAAACCACTGCCGCCGTCGGGTCCGCCGCCACTCCATAAAATCGTGGGCGTGATGGTATTACTGCCAAATAGGGCGCCATCGTCGACAGTTAAGGGACTTACCGGTCCTAAATTATCGTGAAGGAATGTGGTGAAATAGGAACACACCGAAGACTTCGTAGCGCCCGAATTAAAGGCTTTAATGTAAATCCCCGTGGAAGTATTGGCCGTAAGATTTACCGTTATACCAGTGCTTAGAAAGTTTGCGCGAGTTTCCGACCCCAACACGGAAGTACAGGACGAGTCACTGTAAAGAGTCACATTCGCCACAACACTGTCGGCCGATCCTCGAATCGAAGGTGTTGTCGAAACCTTGCTTGGAGAAGAGGGGATGGCGGCGTTAAATACTGGCACGGGTATTTGAACATCGAGATGAAACGGTGCGGAGCCTGGAACTACAGTTTCATTCCCTGCTGCATCGGTGACTTTCATATTTACGTAATAATCGGCACCGTCCACCAGCGAAAGTCCGGTCACCGTGAAAGGCGTGGTGGTTACAACCGTCCAGTCGGCGACATCGTTGAGGGTTGCACCCGATGTTCCGGATCCGACGGCGTAAAGATATGTGATCGCGGAAGTATCTGCCGCATTTCGACTGTAAGTGACGGAGGGTGAAGAGATTGTAGAAGTCGATAGAGTGGCATAACTCAGACCGGGTGTTCCCCAGGCCGGTAATACCGTATCCAGTCGTACAGGGTTTGAGTCTACCCGAGAGCTGATGTTTCCCGCGGCGTCGCGCACCCAAAGGCTTAAGGTTTTGACTGTTTGGGCCGCAGTGACAGAGTAAGCGGAAGGTAAAGGGAATGCCTGCCAGCTGCATGAATTAGAATCTATATTGTTTTCTAAAAGGCACCAATGAGTGGCGCTTCCAGCCACAGAGCCGATATTAAGATTGTAAGTCGTGCTATTCGTCGGGTTGGTATTTGTGATTACCAGTGTGGCTAGTGTTGGTGGTTGGTTGTCGTGAGTGAATGAAAATGCAGATCCTGAACAAGAAGAAGCATTCCCGGCGTTATCAAAAGCCTTAGCATAAATTTGCGTTGTAGTATTTGCAGTCACGGAAGTCGGAATGCCAGCCCCCATGAAATCAGTTCGAGAGCCCGCGGAAATTTGCACAGTACAGGAACTGTCTGAATAGAGCTTTATGGTGTGGGTGTCCGCCGTCGCTGATCCGATCACTGAAGGAACAGAGGTGATTCTGGACGGGCTTGTGGGATTAGTAGAAGTAATTGTCGGGGCACTTGCCGGCCCAGTTGCATCCACGAGCCAAGAAGCACTGGCGGTAGAAGAAATATTACCAGCCAAGTCTATTACTCTCATATTTAAGTAATAAGTTGATCCGTCTACCAAAGTGAGACCGGTAACATTTGCGACCGTCGGTGTTGAGGTCAGGGTCCAACTTTTAAGATTACTTGCCGAAGCCCCACTCGTTCCGCTTCCAAAAGCATATTCATATCGAGCAATACCGCTGGCATCCATCGCATTTTGTAAATAACTAAAAGATGGAGAGGAATTGAGAGAGTTGCTAAGACCTGCCATCGTCATGGAGCCTGACCATGAGGGGGCAACGTTATCGTGTTTATAGGTCGTCAAGAACGTGCATGGGGTGCTCGCCGAAAAACTATCAAGACCTTGGCCATAAATAGTTGTCGTCGTATTGGTATTCACCGAGGCGACTATGCCCGTACCGGTGAAATCGCTTTTGGAGCCGTTCCCAATTAACGTCGTGCAAGCAGAATTAGCGTAAAGATTGACACTGGCGATGTCTGACGAAGTCCATCCTACGATATTAGGTGTATCATTGTTCGCAGGTGATGTGGGACTAATGGAGACAAACCCCACACTTAAGGTGGCTCCGCCAGATATAGAGTGAACGTAGGAAGTTAAAAGATCGCAATTTGAGCTATTGCCTGCTTTGTCTTGAGCTTTGGAATATATAGTAGTGGAAGAGTTTGCGCTTACGACAATCACCACTCCGCTGGAGGAGAATTGCTCTTTAGTTCCGTAGCCCAAGGGGTTTGCGCAAAGTGCATCAGAAAATAATTGTACGACATTCACATCGGGATCCACAGCGCCGCGAACCAATGCAGTTAACGAGTTAGAAGGAGATGTTGGGTTTGTTAGTCCGCCTGTGGGGGGCGCTGGAAGGGTCGTATCGATGACGACTTGGTTTGAAATCACAATAGAGCTTTTCAGACCGCTTTCATTTTTCACCCAAGCTGAATAGCGCAGAGGCCCATCTGTTAAGCCATGAGTCACGGTCGCAGGCAATGGCCAATCCATCCAAGAGCAGTCTGAGTCATCCGTCGAATTTAGCTTTAAGCAATATTGGGTGGGGGATCCGAGCGCGCCAGCTACATGTAAATTTAAAGTAGCTTGATTTGTGACGGTCTCTCCAAGAATGGAGAGACCTGCAAGTCCTATAACGGCCGGACCTGATGATTCTTGAGAGGGCAAGGATGTAGGATCGGTGACGGAGAACATACCTTGACCGCAACCCAATAGGATTGAAGAAACTAGCATTAGAGCTATACCGGTTTGTACCATCACGTTCATGAAAAACTCCGATATATTTATCGGAGTTTAGGGTGCGCCACTTTATAAAAACGCCTAATTTTGTCAGGAATTTGTTTTAAAAAGAGAACAATTAGGACCTTCGAATTGTTGGTAGCCCTTAGAAAGTCCCGTGCAAGCCAATCTCTAATCCCGACAATAACACTTCTTCGTTGGAATTGGTCTGCTTCATGTAAGTGTACCCCGCATCAAGACCCACGTTTTTCGTCATTTGTAAGCCCGCGCTGGCTTGCACGCCAATGTTTGGGTTGTAGTCATCACGCATACGGGCCGGGATCACGAATTTGCTTAAGTTGAGGCCGGCTTTCACGTTCAGGTTTTTTTCAAAACCATAACCGATGTTTGCATCCGTGCGAATCACGCCGTATTTTTCGCCGGCTTCAAAAATTTCAATATAGGTGCCGTTTGCCGTCCAGCCGATTTCTTTGTAAGGAAGATTGGCATAGCCGAACGAAAATCCAAAGGTGTTATCCAAAGTTCTTTCATTTTGGTTTCTATCTTGGTCCTTAACTTTCATGGTTAGGACGGGTTTAAAAACAGAAATGCGCACACCCTTTGGGGCAACGTCATAAGCCGAAGGACCCGGCATTTTGATCGAAGATGTCGTCGTGCTAGAAGATTCCGTCACAGTCGGAGTCGAAGCAGCAGAGCGAGCCTTGATTTTAGAGCTAGGAGCAGCAAAAGCCGAGAAAGACGCAATACTAAGAGACAAAACGATCCATTTCGAGTTCATGAGAATTCCTTCAGTAATGTTTAGAACGATGTACTAAACGACTTCACGGAACTCAAGTGGCAACAGTTTTTTGCGTTGCGCCACCCTGAATTGGTTAATTCAGGGATTCGGCCGTAGCTTTTATTTCTTTAAATCTAAAAGAAGCTTTAACCAGCAATCGCGGTTCTAACGTCATAAATTTCGTAAGATAAAGACCCATCGGATTTAAGAAAAGGCTTCCGGTAGTTTTTTTGGGAATCTCGGGGCACGCGTCGGACAGGCATTTTTTTTCGCAAGAAAAATCCTGCACGCATTCCGCGGCTGCGATTAACTCCTGGAAATTTTCATAAATCGTATTTTGGGTGGCTCCTTGATTATAAAAAAGAAATCCAATTTGATCCCAGATTGTTAAGGACAGGCCGCCTTTTTTTTCCTCTAAACCCAAATCACTCAGCTTAAAATTTTTAGATAGTGCCAGCTGTGACTCAAGTTCCCCGACAAGCGCATTTTTGGTGGCGATCAGTCGCGCATCAGCGATTTCTGCCAACAGTTTTTTAATTGTCTGATAGCGATGCGCGGAAGTTGATGACTGCAGCTTGTACCTCTCTGGGGTTTCATCCAGATATTTAGCAATAGAATTAACAATCGCCAGTTCGACACTGAACTGGATAAATGCGATTTTTTGGTTCAGCAGATTTTGAGATAATTTTAATGAGGCTTCCATGTACGCCAGTTGTTCATCAACGCTCAAGCCGGAAAAAGAATTCAGGGTTTCGCGATTAAGGGCAAAACGATGGCTAAAAAAAGAAGTGATCGCCAGTAGAGGTCGAATTGTGGGGTAGTCATTATTAGCGATGATGAGTTTACGATATTTTTCTAATGTCGCAAGGGGCACGGGAGTTTGCATCTGATCAAAATCTTGGACGAAACGGAAAAACTCATTGGGCCAATCCGGTTTTTGGCGAATCCAGTCTCCATCGTCAGCCGAGATGGCTGTGATTTCCTTAAGGGGTTCTGACTCTATCTGATTCAGTCCTACCCACGCGATAAGAATTACGGCCAAAAGAAGAAACGCTTTAATTAGTATCTGCATTACTTTGTGCGCCATCGTGATCTCCTAGACCTTTCGCTTAGTTTTCAAATATCAATAAATCGGGATTGAAGCTAGCGAGTTCGTAGGAACGCGTATCAAATTGAGATGGCCTGGACCTAGATCCTGATCTGCCGTTCAGGACGCAATACCCTTAAAGAGGTCGAGGGAAAATGCCGATATTTCCGAATAGATATGAGTAAAAAGAAACCGAAATCTTCAGCTGCAGAAAATCTGATTGAGTCCTTGATGGAGGACTTAAAGGATATCAATCCTGAAGAGAGCTATGACGGTTTGCCTTTAGATAGCGATCAAGACAATCGCGTGGAAAATACCTCTATCAAATCAAATAGTCTTTGGGACAATTTAGCTAACGACGTGGATAGCAATGAGTTGGATCAATCTGAATTCAGCGGTGGCGCTGCAGAGTCTGACTCAGAGTCCGAATACGAAACGGACGATGAACCTGTAGCAAGCGATTATGAAATGCCAGAGGGTTTTGGCTCTGATTTGCCGGCTTCAGAAATGTTCATGATGCCAAGTGTGGATGAAGATGAACGTTATGACGGTCCTTCAGCTGATGGTGGCTATCAATCTAATGATGATTTAGCGGATGATTCCACGAAGCCTATTATGGGCCCAGGCATGTCTTCCGCTAAAGGTGGCGAAGATAAAACTGTTTCTATCCAACAAGAATTAAATCTGACTTCTTCGGTGGGCAGCTCGGGTATGACGGATGCTGAAAAAACCGTGGCGGTCGATGGTTTCGCGAACGCCCGCTTGGGTGTTCGTCGCAGCAGACCTGATGTTGATGTGAAAGTCAGTGTGGGTAACTTCCGTGGTGGTGGCCAGCGTGGGTCCGCCAACGTGATGACTTCCGTTGATGCAAGCTTAGCGCAAGCGGAAAATTTAAAAATTGCTCAGCAACGCATCTTAGAACTTGAAAGAGAAGTGGAGCACTTACGGGCCGAAAATGAAGAACTGGCCTCCGCCGGTGAAATTATTCGTTCGCGCACCGACGAGCTGGGTGTGCGTATCACCGCGGTAGAAAAAGAAAAAGCCGAAGAAAGAGAATCTTACCAAAGCGAGATTTTGATTCTTAAAGGCAATCTTCAGTACAAAGAAAATGAAGTGGCGAAAGCTCGTATTAAAGTTGACGAGTTAGAAACTCGACTTAAATCTGACTTTAAAAAGATTCGTGTTCGTGAACGGGAGCTTGAAAATCGTTTAGAGCTTTTGCGTGCGGAAAAATCCGCCCTTGTTCGGTCCAAAGATGAGTATATCTTAGAACAAAAAAGAAAGATTGATCAGCTCTCTCAGGAACTCGATAATTATCGTAAGAAGTGTCTTGAGCTTAACAAGACTATCGAGGCCAACCAAGATCAGGTCAAACGTACCGAGCGCGCTCTACGTTTAGCATTGACGAACTTGGAAGCCAAAGAGGAGAACTTAGTTCCGTTAAAGAAAGCTGAGTAGTATGGAAGCCGCTCCGCCAGAGCAACCGACCCCCGTAAAAAAAATCAAAGTGATCATCAGTGATCTCCATTTGGGGAAGGGTCGTCTTTTAGAAAAAGGCGGAATCAATTCTTTAGAAGAATTTTACTATGGGGAAAAGCTTGTGGAGTTCATCCACTTCTATTCCACAGGTATTTACCGTGATTATGAAGTCGAGCTGATCATCAACGGTGACTTCCTTAACTTTTTGCAGTGCGATTACAAAGGCCATTTTCTTTCGGTTATCACGGAAGCGGTCACTTTAGAAATTCTTAAAGACTGTGTTAAAGGACATATGAATGTCTTTAAGGCCCTTTCAGAGTTTGCCGCCAAACCTGGCAATACCATCACCTACATCGTGGGTAACCATGACCAGGGGATGTTGTGGCCCGCGTGTCGCGCTTATTTGAACCAGGTTATTGGCACTCCTATCCGCTATAAAAACATCGTCTACTTCTTTGATGGCGTTCATATCGAGCATGGCCACATGCATGAAGCGGCCAATCGTATGGACCCTAAGAAATTCTTTTTAAAGAAGGATCTGGTAGAGCCGATCTTGAATTTACCGTTTGGCTCCCATTTCTTTTTAGAAGTGGTCTTAAAAATTAAGCAGTTCTATCCGCATGTGGATAAAATCCGACCGTTTGGTAAGATGGTGCGTTGGTCCATCGTCAATGAAACTAAATTGATGATTAAAGCTTTCTTTATGGCCGTCGGCTATTTCATGAAAAGTGCTTTAATTAAAGACCCTCGTCGCAGTTATCCACTTAAAAAGATCATTAAAGTCATTGCAGAAAGTGCCATCTTTCCGGATTTAAGTGAATCAGCGCGTAAGATTTTGGGCGATGAGCGGGTGCATACGGTCATCTTTGGGCACACCCACGTTTATCAGTATCGCCAGTGGTCAGAAAATAAAGAGTATTTTAATACAGGAACATGGACGGAGATCACTTCTTTAGATATCGTGTCTTTAGGAAAGATCACGAAGTTGACCTACGTTCTGATTGAATACCCCGAAGACGGAGCAAGACCGCGCGGCCGCTTAAAAGAGTGGCGGGGATATCATCGTATTGAGGAAGACGTCGCGATCTCATAAGGAGTCGCCATGTTAGAAATTTCTCAAGCAAGTCATAAATTAAATGATTCAGTTGTTCAAAAGTGCCAAGAGTCTTTGAAGTTGTTTTTGCAACGTAAAGACATTGGCTTTCCGCAGTTGGTAGAGCGTATCGCTCTTTGGCAGCAATCACATAAAGTAGGTCAAGAGTTTCGCGAAAAGTTTCAACAGATCGTGATTGTGGGTTTGGGCGGAAGCTCTCTTGGGAACCGCGTGATCGCTGAAATCTTCCGCGCTAAAAATATGTTCTTCGTTGATAACGTCGATGCACTTGAATTTGAAACCTTGATGGAAGAACTTGGCGATCTAAAAAAAGTGGGTTGGGTCTTTATTTCTAAGAGCGGCACGACCATTGAGTCCCTGTGTGCCTTAGAGTTTGTCGAGCAAATGTACAAACAAGAGCAACTAAATCTTGGCGCACAAAGTGTTGTGATTTCTGAACCTAAAGATAACACTTTGACCGCGTGGGCAAAACGTCACCATACACCGACCTGTGAAATTCCTTTAGATGTCGGAGGACGTTTTTCTGTATTGAGTCCGGTGGGAATGATGCCGGCCGCATTTTTGGGTTTGGATTTAGAAAAAATTCGTTTGGGTGCGCGCAAAGCAATGAATGACACTTCTTTGGTGACGCAAACCATGGCGCAGGTGGCGCAAAGTTACGAGCGTGGTGAGTGGATTTCTTTATTATGGTTCTATAATTCACGTCTTAAAAACTTTGGTGGATGGTTTCAACAATTGTGGGCAGAGTCTTTAGGCAAAGCGCAATCTCGTTCGGGTGGAACGGCTGCTCGTGCTAGTACGCCGATGTACGCGATTGGTGCTTCAGATCAGCACTCGATCTTGCAGCAGGTGATGGAAGGTCACAAAGACAAGTTTGTGATGTTCTTCCGCGTGGAAGAATCAGAAGGGGGCGCGCAACGTTTGCATACGTCTCAATTCAAAGAAACCAAGGATCTTGAAGGCCGCACGATGGGTGAGTTGTTAAAAGCAGAAGCTTTAGCGACCCAAGAAGCTTTGACGGCCAATGGAGTTTCGACGATGACGTTTAAGACTAAAGTCTTAGACGAACAAACCCTAGGATATCTATTTATGTTCTGGGAACTTGTCGTGGCTGGAATGGGTGAGTACATGCAGATTGATGCCTTCGACCAACCAGGTGTCGAGCTGGGCAAGAGACTAGCCAAAGAAAAATTGAAGAAAGCTTGATTGTCAGGTGTCGGGGGGGAGTTTTATACTTCTCCTTATGGCTCAGAACGACGACACGAATGAACATTTAGAAAAAACCAGTATTGTTGCCAGCGACACGTTCCGTGGTCGCTTAAAAGAGGCGGACGAAGTTCCGCCGGCCATCGTAGTTCTTATTGGACCTCCCGGCTACGTGGGAAAGCAGTATCTTATCACGGCCAATGACATTGTGATTGGTCGTTCCGTTGAAAGCCAAGTTTACATCGATGATAAAAGTTTAAGTCGTTCGCACGCTAAATTCGCGGTGAATGGCGGTGATGTATCGGTGATCGATTTGGGTTCAACCAATAAAACAGTGGTGAACGGTCAAACCATTCCTCCGTTATCGTCATGTCTTTTGAAAAACAATGACCAGATTAAAACCGGCAATGTGATTTTTAAATTCCTTGAAAAAGGAAGTTTAGAATCCATGACCAATGCGGCGATGTACGAGCGTGCCCACAAAGACGCTTTAACTGGGGCGCACTCTAAAGGCGCGCTTTTAGAAAAAGGCCCGGAAGCGGTGAAGCGTTCGGAGCTTTTAAATGAGCCGTTGTCGCTAGTGACTTTTGA from Bdellovibrio bacteriovorus encodes:
- a CDS encoding beta strand repeat-containing protein — its product is MNVMVQTGIALMLVSSILLGCGQGMFSVTDPTSLPSQESSGPAVIGLAGLSILGETVTNQATLNLHVAGALGSPTQYCLKLNSTDDSDCSWMDWPLPATVTHGLTDGPLRYSAWVKNESGLKSSIVISNQVVIDTTLPAPPTGGLTNPTSPSNSLTALVRGAVDPDVNVVQLFSDALCANPLGYGTKEQFSSSGVVIVVSANSSTTIYSKAQDKAGNSSNCDLLTSYVHSISGGATLSVGFVSISPTSPANNDTPNIVGWTSSDIASVNLYANSACTTLIGNGSKSDFTGTGIVASVNTNTTTTIYGQGLDSFSASTPCTFLTTYKHDNVAPSWSGSMTMAGLSNSLNSSPSFSYLQNAMDASGIARYEYAFGSGTSGASASNLKSWTLTSTPTVANVTGLTLVDGSTYYLNMRVIDLAGNISSTASASWLVDATGPASAPTITSTNPTSPSRITSVPSVIGSATADTHTIKLYSDSSCTVQISAGSRTDFMGAGIPTSVTANTTTQIYAKAFDNAGNASSCSGSAFSFTHDNQPPTLATLVITNTNPTNSTTYNLNIGSVAGSATHWCLLENNIDSNSCSWQAFPLPSAYSVTAAQTVKTLSLWVRDAAGNISSRVDSNPVRLDTVLPAWGTPGLSYATLSTSTISSPSVTYSRNAADTSAITYLYAVGSGTSGATLNDVADWTVVTTTPFTVTGLSLVDGADYYVNMKVTDAAGNETVVPGSAPFHLDVQIPVPVFNAAIPSSPSKVSTTPSIRGSADSVVANVTLYSDSSCTSVLGSETRANFLSTGITVNLTANTSTGIYIKAFNSGATKSSVCSYFTTFLHDNLGPVSPLTVDDGALFGSNTITPTILWSGGGPDGGSGFKEFQVAFGITSGGKELSNLIPGNTDGWLSAGSVYSFSKTGLTGLANVSGVTSGGMLIDGVTYFASVRAIDNLGNSSLIAYGDGWTVDTSSPSLTLSSPAEGEYALASQREIEGACENGSIMSVVYGTGVSGPTNPTCVEGRYSLIASLTGNNGARQVTVSRTFAGNASSVVRNFNYSPALQTSGVGLNSHVYALASAEDGTDDVFIGGAFTLYGDVGINRMIKMQQDGSVRTSFSTGAGFSASVYSILPITGGKVYVGGAFTTYDGNTANRLVRLNSDGTIDTDFAMGTGLNGDVWEIIQVPSSTDIIVGGTFTTYNGVTTNRIARIRADGTLNTTDFTIGTGFNGGVYALSYDGSGYLHVGGQFTAYNGTASLGNIVRLQSNGTVANIYGTGFTGGTPIIYDLLIDGASVHVGGTFTTYQAVASRAYYVVVNSTNGSLQYTSGCNSTVYTLAKRKTNYVAGGSFTACGGQTYANRVVTLSYPSSGTAMTATDPDFAVSSGSTVQGVNGVVRALLVGSTLLNPFHKIWIGGQFTTFQAAETPYLARVNGVDGSETLDIALNVASGFNNYVETIEPMPDDSGRLYVGGQFTTYQNITVNRIVRVNADGSMDSSFISGAGFNGTVYTIKADAATGKIYVGGTFTTYNGTANVNRLARLNPDGTLDTTFINPLATTGANSTVTRILLTETSLFVGGSFTTINGVANARIVKLLKTGGFDTTFNNGSGFNNTVWSMAQPDDGSGDIYVGGNFTAYNGTSRSGIVRLNPDGTVDSGFVVGSGVTTTKGTMSVYDIEISKAVPGTLYITGIMTSYRGLPAMGIARLKNTGAIDTSFYANSITAVSDSVHFGYGYVLKERPDGVIVVGGHFSYLNLQSTTAGLAAFYSDGSVAYSAKTGVVHSIANVSDGSGDVIIGGTFTDYNALTRNRMMRVSSQGWAY
- a CDS encoding diguanylate cyclase; its protein translation is MAQNDDTNEHLEKTSIVASDTFRGRLKEADEVPPAIVVLIGPPGYVGKQYLITANDIVIGRSVESQVYIDDKSLSRSHAKFAVNGGDVSVIDLGSTNKTVVNGQTIPPLSSCLLKNNDQIKTGNVIFKFLEKGSLESMTNAAMYERAHKDALTGAHSKGALLEKGPEAVKRSELLNEPLSLVTFDIDHFKKINDTYGHPGGDYILKELCRIVITKLIRANDFFARYGGEEFVLLLSGSPLKTAGEVGERIRHTIESHDFQWEGKKVPVTISVGVATKLAAETEWTQLYERADKALYQSKQGGRNKVTVAS